Proteins from a single region of Rickettsiales bacterium:
- a CDS encoding glycosyltransferase, with amino-acid sequence MTKKYKILIIVITLLTIGGLGKYGYKLYLDYKLDVALAKASKTPPEFWDNKYKNSIIKDKYRVVIITNNGGERSYADYFKYSAERRGWEVEIYFNQTLGHEDDILAFDPDFILFSPYANNSELDMRIYAHRSKKYVLALSPIELMVGDKLKKYNPYIPSDKSFRKLLSFAHGVLTASKEVDFYQVIFDKAKKPFNGLQILPLAPKLDNEPAEPKSLMWMSGGWDKFRSSKTYKKFIKMLGNTTPLKVYGHYYAASFLQPGIYDGYIPSSLDVFNTIRKHGIYLLSHSQQHINAIIPTLRVFEATAANAVIISDKHPFVIEHFGDSILYFDQNADSISMYNQVKSHIDWIKNNPKEAKLKAAQAHQIFLDKFTLDQDLVRIARMHEYVIAQEKEMNLKYPPAY; translated from the coding sequence ATGACCAAAAAATATAAAATACTTATTATAGTCATCACATTATTAACAATAGGTGGACTTGGAAAATATGGTTATAAACTTTATTTGGATTATAAATTAGACGTCGCTTTAGCAAAAGCAAGCAAGACACCTCCTGAATTTTGGGATAATAAATATAAAAACTCTATTATAAAAGATAAATATAGAGTTGTTATTATTACCAATAACGGTGGTGAACGTAGCTATGCTGATTATTTTAAATATTCAGCAGAAAGAAGAGGATGGGAAGTCGAAATATACTTTAATCAAACTTTAGGACATGAAGATGATATTCTAGCTTTTGACCCAGATTTTATTTTATTTTCTCCTTACGCCAACAATAGTGAACTAGACATGAGAATTTATGCACATAGATCTAAAAAATATGTTTTAGCATTATCACCTATTGAATTAATGGTTGGAGATAAATTAAAAAAATACAACCCATACATTCCATCTGATAAGTCTTTCAGAAAACTATTATCTTTCGCCCATGGAGTCTTAACTGCTTCAAAGGAGGTAGATTTTTATCAAGTTATTTTTGACAAAGCTAAAAAACCTTTCAATGGCTTACAAATACTTCCATTAGCTCCAAAACTTGATAACGAACCCGCCGAACCAAAGAGCCTAATGTGGATGAGTGGAGGATGGGATAAATTCCGATCATCTAAAACTTATAAAAAATTCATCAAAATGCTTGGAAATACAACTCCTTTAAAAGTATATGGTCATTATTACGCTGCATCATTTCTCCAGCCAGGAATATATGATGGATATATCCCCTCATCTCTAGACGTTTTTAATACTATTAGAAAACATGGTATATACTTGTTAAGTCACTCTCAACAACATATTAATGCAATAATTCCAACTCTTAGAGTTTTTGAAGCCACAGCAGCAAATGCTGTTATAATTTCAGATAAACATCCTTTTGTTATAGAGCATTTTGGCGACAGCATTTTATATTTTGATCAAAATGCTGATAGTATAAGCATGTATAACCAAGTTAAATCTCATATAGATTGGATAAAAAACAACCCAAAAGAAGCTAAGCTGAAAGCAGCGCAAGCTCATCAAATTTTTCTTGATAAATTCACTCTAGATCAAGATCTAGTGAGAATAGCTAGAATGCATGAATATGTCATAGCTCAAGAAAAAGAAATGAATCTTAAATATCCTCCTGCTTATTGA
- a CDS encoding methyl-accepting chemotaxis protein, which produces MRLQTKFFLAAGISVVLMLMVIFIYTMHLKDYISLIKEVQNSEHIARVYSNKNDHRLLIQEKIWAGISDYADKESIIKVVQKELSGLLKENEKINFQDMTSVLPKKIKQSIINLDNDFTVFIEKVQLFVDSLGKGDFSKDLDSLKRASDSVDVSSKLLRDQLIEFISTSNKEKDEWVRGVAIKPVLFVSALVIIIILVSTFLHSSLLKPLTRLIEVMNIIANDNRVEEVPFIKREDEIGNIAKALEVFRLTGIKKEELEEQAKQQAQKAEEDRHNAMLTFSRQFETSVKGIVDTVALSVKKMDATALELKQLSARTQEETELLSSTSVKASTSMEGVSKATSEFTNEVNEITIQVNNSLGYAGKVVEQADQVNTMVADLETKANAVSGIIDIINGITSQIDLLALNATIEAARAGDMGKGFAVVANEVKALATQTSKATEQINFQISGIQSSTNKAVTSIQEITESVKTINHNSASIVSSVEKQNKASSYIAESISEVSVMSNSVTSGVEKVADSSNHAGEASSQMASSAKDLLKQSEMLQNEVDKFLSSLKFT; this is translated from the coding sequence ATGAGATTACAGACAAAATTCTTTTTGGCGGCGGGTATATCAGTAGTATTAATGCTAATGGTGATTTTTATTTATACAATGCATTTAAAAGATTATATTTCCTTGATTAAAGAAGTGCAGAATTCTGAACATATTGCTAGAGTATATTCTAACAAGAATGATCATAGATTGTTAATTCAGGAAAAAATATGGGCAGGTATATCTGACTATGCAGATAAAGAAAGTATTATTAAAGTTGTACAAAAAGAATTGTCAGGTCTTTTAAAGGAGAATGAGAAAATTAATTTTCAGGATATGACCTCTGTTCTTCCTAAAAAAATCAAGCAAAGTATTATCAATTTAGACAATGATTTTACGGTTTTTATAGAAAAAGTTCAGTTATTTGTAGATTCTTTAGGAAAGGGGGATTTTTCTAAAGATCTTGATTCTCTTAAGAGAGCCTCTGATAGCGTTGATGTATCATCTAAGTTGTTGAGAGATCAGCTTATTGAATTTATTAGCACCTCTAATAAAGAAAAAGACGAATGGGTAAGGGGAGTTGCTATAAAGCCCGTATTATTCGTATCTGCTTTAGTTATAATAATTATTCTAGTATCGACATTTCTTCATTCATCTTTGCTTAAGCCTCTTACAAGGCTAATTGAGGTAATGAATATTATTGCCAATGATAATCGAGTTGAAGAAGTGCCATTTATCAAAAGAGAAGATGAAATAGGAAATATAGCTAAGGCATTAGAGGTGTTTCGTCTAACTGGAATAAAAAAAGAAGAGCTTGAGGAGCAGGCTAAGCAACAAGCTCAAAAAGCAGAAGAAGATAGACATAATGCTATGTTAACATTTTCACGTCAATTTGAAACTAGTGTAAAAGGTATTGTTGATACTGTGGCATTATCTGTTAAGAAAATGGATGCTACTGCTTTGGAGCTTAAGCAATTGTCAGCTCGTACTCAAGAGGAAACAGAATTGTTATCCTCCACTTCAGTTAAGGCTAGTACTAGTATGGAGGGAGTATCCAAGGCCACTAGTGAATTTACCAATGAGGTGAATGAAATAACTATTCAGGTTAATAATTCTCTTGGATATGCAGGTAAGGTAGTTGAGCAGGCAGATCAAGTAAACACAATGGTTGCTGATTTAGAAACAAAAGCTAATGCAGTGAGTGGTATTATTGATATTATTAATGGTATAACATCTCAAATAGATCTTTTGGCTTTAAATGCAACTATTGAGGCTGCTAGAGCAGGTGATATGGGAAAAGGTTTTGCAGTTGTAGCTAATGAAGTGAAGGCATTAGCTACTCAAACTTCTAAGGCTACTGAGCAGATTAACTTTCAGATATCAGGCATTCAATCTTCAACAAATAAAGCAGTTACATCTATTCAGGAAATTACTGAGTCAGTGAAAACAATTAATCATAATTCAGCTTCGATAGTATCTTCTGTTGAGAAGCAAAATAAAGCCAGTTCGTACATTGCTGAGAGTATCTCTGAAGTATCTGTTATGTCTAATTCTGTTACTTCAGGAGTAGAAAAAGTGGCTGATTCTTCTAATCATGCTGGTGAGGCTTCAAGCCAAATGGCTTCTTCGGCAAAAGATTTGCTGAAACAATCAGAGATGCTGCAGAACGAGGTAGATAAGTTTCTCTCAAGCCTAAAGTTTACTTAA
- a CDS encoding DUF2671 domain-containing protein, producing the protein MLLKDIESYIENNIDKSEHDLMSDVKYVCKSCSLITESLQKGCDVMQMPNGDIIITELKAVTFHYTWDAKKSALVRSQSGNKIKKGKPKKVTNTYKEEAVKTEELA; encoded by the coding sequence ATGTTATTAAAAGATATAGAATCTTATATTGAAAACAATATTGACAAATCAGAACACGATTTAATGTCCGATGTAAAATACGTATGTAAATCTTGCTCTCTAATTACTGAGTCCTTGCAAAAAGGTTGCGATGTAATGCAAATGCCTAATGGAGACATTATTATCACGGAGCTGAAAGCAGTTACTTTTCACTATACTTGGGACGCTAAAAAATCTGCTCTAGTTAGAAGCCAATCTGGTAACAAAATTAAAAAAGGCAAACCCAAAAAAGTTACTAATACCTACAAAGAAGAAGCCGTAAAAACTGAAGAATTAGCTTAG
- the nth gene encoding endonuclease III — protein MMRDKIDKVFSCLSKKDPNPKTELIYYNEFTLLISIVLSAQSTDVGVNKATSNLFKIAKSPEDILNLGLEGIKGYIKSLGLYNSKAKNIMSLSRMLLVEYNGVIPTNVEALEKLPGVGSKTARVFLNCAYNFPLIAVDTHVFRVSKRLGIAQGSSPKLVEKELNEVVPKEWKVHAHHWLILHGRYICKARKPDCLNCVINKYCDFYMENS, from the coding sequence ATGATGAGAGATAAAATTGATAAGGTTTTTTCTTGCCTTTCTAAAAAGGATCCTAACCCTAAGACAGAGCTTATCTATTATAATGAATTCACTCTTTTGATTTCTATTGTGCTTTCAGCTCAATCTACAGATGTTGGAGTAAATAAAGCCACATCTAATTTGTTTAAAATAGCGAAGTCTCCAGAAGATATTTTAAATTTAGGGTTGGAGGGGATAAAGGGTTATATAAAATCTTTAGGTCTTTATAATTCAAAAGCAAAGAATATTATGTCTTTGTCTCGCATGTTACTTGTTGAATATAATGGAGTAATCCCAACTAATGTAGAAGCATTAGAGAAGCTTCCAGGGGTGGGAAGTAAAACAGCAAGAGTTTTTTTAAATTGCGCATATAATTTTCCTCTTATTGCAGTGGACACTCATGTGTTTAGAGTGAGTAAAAGACTGGGAATAGCGCAAGGTTCTTCTCCCAAGTTAGTTGAGAAAGAATTAAATGAAGTGGTGCCTAAAGAATGGAAAGTTCATGCTCATCATTGGTTAATATTGCATGGAAGATATATTTGCAAAGCTAGAAAGCCGGATTGCTTAAATTGTGTTATAAATAAATATTGTGATTTTTATATGGAGAATTCATGA
- the folK gene encoding 2-amino-4-hydroxy-6-hydroxymethyldihydropteridine diphosphokinase, whose translation MKTEVVLGLGSNLGDRSSYLESAIFQLEKKGAISNITLSSVHQTKAALLKNSPREWDIDYLNMAVRGTTKLSPEELLSAIKLIERDIGRKNTERWAPREIDIDILAYGEKLVHHPLITIPHPLLLDRQWAITPLSEVYPEWKYPVLGPYYQLTAKELVKMIF comes from the coding sequence ATGAAGACCGAAGTTGTGCTAGGGTTAGGAAGTAATTTAGGGGATCGCTCAAGTTATTTAGAATCTGCTATTTTTCAACTAGAAAAAAAAGGAGCAATAAGCAATATAACTTTGTCTTCTGTTCATCAAACAAAAGCTGCATTATTGAAGAATAGTCCAAGAGAATGGGATATAGATTATCTCAATATGGCAGTTAGAGGGACTACCAAATTATCACCTGAAGAATTATTAAGTGCAATAAAGTTGATAGAACGTGATATTGGTAGAAAGAACACAGAGCGTTGGGCGCCTAGAGAAATAGATATAGATATTTTAGCTTATGGAGAAAAATTAGTGCATCATCCTCTAATAACCATTCCTCATCCATTACTATTAGATCGACAATGGGCTATAACTCCTCTTTCCGAAGTATATCCAGAATGGAAATATCCTGTGTTAGGTCCGTATTATCAATTAACTGCTAAAGAATTAGTAAAAATGATTTTCTAA
- a CDS encoding class I SAM-dependent methyltransferase: protein MKKLSVQTLVKQAFSENLTLPPLLHHKVDNVIPTMNKKGFMCNNIYSITEEFISRAASGEGVHLEIGSAYGNIAVEALKRGCTNYIANDLDIRHLKILSRIMQESYPNLIDHLHIIHGFYPNEVDIESESIDSILISRVLHFLSPEQIFAVVKDMYRILKPGGKIYVLCISPYNTGVQKFIPVFEEAKKRGEKYPGYTTEKWKYMDEEIIDKKTKESLELNIFNFFDLDSYPEYFNDKEFQIEKSIYIPYEKRSVFSMDGRETTGAVIIKR, encoded by the coding sequence ATGAAAAAATTATCAGTTCAAACTTTAGTTAAGCAAGCCTTTTCTGAGAATCTTACATTGCCCCCATTATTGCATCACAAAGTTGATAATGTTATTCCTACCATGAATAAAAAAGGGTTCATGTGTAATAATATTTATTCAATTACAGAAGAATTTATTTCTAGAGCGGCAAGTGGAGAGGGGGTGCATTTAGAGATAGGATCTGCTTATGGAAACATTGCTGTTGAAGCGTTGAAAAGAGGATGTACAAACTATATAGCAAATGATCTTGATATTAGGCATCTAAAAATACTTTCTCGAATCATGCAAGAATCTTATCCTAATTTAATAGATCATTTGCACATAATTCATGGTTTTTATCCAAATGAAGTAGATATTGAGTCAGAAAGTATTGATTCAATTCTTATATCTAGAGTATTACATTTTTTATCTCCAGAGCAAATTTTTGCAGTAGTAAAAGATATGTACAGAATTCTTAAGCCAGGGGGAAAGATTTATGTATTATGCATCTCTCCTTATAATACAGGAGTTCAAAAATTTATTCCTGTGTTTGAGGAGGCTAAGAAAAGAGGAGAAAAATATCCTGGCTATACTACTGAGAAATGGAAATATATGGATGAAGAAATTATTGATAAAAAAACAAAAGAAAGTTTGGAGTTAAATATCTTCAATTTCTTTGATTTAGATAGTTACCCAGAGTATTTCAATGATAAAGAATTTCAAATTGAAAAATCAATTTATATTCCATATGAAAAAAGAAGTGTTTTCAGTATGGATGGACGTGAAACTACCGGAGCTGTTATTATAAAAAGATAG
- a CDS encoding LD-carboxypeptidase — translation MKKKFWPQINKGATACIVAPSYDEAVVSLQDAAKIIEYYDLKPLIYPNAIFSGNHTLYNIPHLRFANSDAIRANQLIDALNNPNCDLVWSFRGGYGAIRLLPYLNKAIEPQTVKPFIGFSDSTILHSYINDVWHWPSIHFGMPGSLPNVMKREDTKKSLQDLIFGEKQEAIFKLESLNANLLHYSTINGITAGGNVICFEKILGTKYSPNLSNKIIVFEDVGEPPRKIDGFLQKLQMTEGSEEIKAVIFATFTPDENKDIFDKVFKDFADNSNIPTFTLVPDNTIGHGDVNNAFPLGADARIISNGDVFKFNILSGVEMVNQEEL, via the coding sequence ATGAAAAAGAAATTTTGGCCACAAATTAATAAGGGTGCAACTGCATGTATTGTTGCACCTTCTTATGATGAAGCTGTCGTTAGTTTACAAGACGCTGCTAAGATAATTGAATATTACGACTTAAAGCCACTAATTTATCCAAATGCAATATTTTCAGGAAATCATACATTATATAATATCCCCCATCTTAGATTTGCAAATAGCGATGCAATAAGGGCGAACCAGCTTATTGATGCATTAAATAATCCTAATTGTGATTTAGTATGGTCATTTCGAGGTGGATATGGAGCAATACGACTATTACCATATTTAAACAAAGCTATAGAACCTCAAACTGTAAAACCTTTTATTGGATTTAGTGATTCTACAATTCTTCATAGTTATATTAATGATGTTTGGCACTGGCCTAGCATTCACTTTGGAATGCCAGGATCTTTGCCAAATGTTATGAAAAGAGAAGATACAAAAAAAAGTCTTCAAGATCTTATTTTTGGAGAAAAACAAGAAGCTATCTTTAAATTAGAATCTTTAAATGCAAATTTGTTACATTATTCTACAATCAATGGCATTACAGCCGGCGGAAATGTTATTTGTTTTGAGAAAATACTTGGAACTAAATACTCTCCTAATTTATCTAATAAAATTATTGTCTTTGAGGACGTTGGAGAACCTCCAAGAAAAATTGATGGGTTCTTGCAAAAACTTCAAATGACTGAAGGGTCAGAGGAAATTAAAGCAGTAATCTTTGCCACCTTCACTCCAGATGAAAATAAAGATATATTCGACAAAGTATTTAAAGATTTTGCAGATAATTCTAATATTCCAACATTTACATTAGTTCCTGATAATACTATTGGTCATGGAGACGTTAATAACGCCTTCCCTCTTGGAGCTGATGCAAGAATTATATCTAATGGAGATGTTTTTAAATTTAATATTCTTTCAGGTGTGGAGATGGTAAATCAAGAGGAATTATAG
- a CDS encoding D-alanyl-D-alanine carboxypeptidase, protein MQKFILASLLLLSNFANAFETDAKYAILMDYETKAILYDKESNARMVPSSMSKMMTAYIAFESLKSEHVRLDDTFTISNKAWKMGGTRMFIPLDTPVRFEDLLKGLIIQSGNDAAVAIAEILMGSEEEFAEYMNKTAEKLGMYNTNFTNASGWPDENNYSTAYDLAILSYHTIKDFPEYYHYYAEKQFTYNGIKQDNRNGLLYKNMGADGIKTGHTDDGGYGLSASIKKGDRRLIAIINGLKTHKERTTAAERIMNYGMINFTSIKLAEKNQVLETISVGNGKEEIIELVSPNDVLLILPKSESRSIKTSLHYKTPALAPIKAGEQLGELVVETSRYGTQTYPLVAKTEVEKAGLFGRVKNNIINIFK, encoded by the coding sequence ATGCAAAAATTCATTCTAGCTAGCTTATTATTGTTATCAAATTTTGCTAATGCATTTGAAACAGACGCAAAATACGCCATTTTGATGGATTATGAAACCAAAGCTATATTATATGATAAAGAATCTAACGCTCGTATGGTTCCATCATCAATGAGTAAGATGATGACTGCTTATATTGCATTTGAGAGTCTAAAGTCTGAGCATGTTAGATTAGATGATACTTTTACAATTAGCAACAAAGCTTGGAAAATGGGAGGGACCAGAATGTTTATCCCCCTAGATACACCTGTCAGATTTGAAGATTTATTAAAAGGATTAATTATTCAATCTGGAAATGATGCAGCCGTTGCAATAGCTGAAATATTGATGGGAAGCGAAGAAGAATTTGCAGAATATATGAATAAAACAGCCGAAAAACTTGGCATGTATAATACCAATTTTACCAATGCTAGTGGCTGGCCTGATGAAAACAATTACTCCACAGCATATGACCTAGCGATATTATCTTATCATACAATAAAAGATTTTCCTGAATATTATCATTATTACGCCGAAAAACAATTCACCTATAACGGAATAAAACAAGATAATCGTAATGGTCTACTTTATAAAAACATGGGAGCGGATGGAATAAAAACTGGCCATACTGATGATGGAGGCTATGGTTTATCAGCATCCATAAAAAAAGGAGATAGAAGATTAATAGCAATAATAAATGGGCTAAAAACCCACAAAGAAAGGACAACTGCCGCTGAAAGAATAATGAATTATGGAATGATAAATTTTACTAGTATAAAACTAGCAGAAAAAAATCAAGTATTAGAAACTATTTCTGTAGGAAATGGAAAAGAAGAAATTATAGAATTAGTTTCTCCTAACGACGTATTATTGATACTACCTAAAAGCGAATCAAGAAGTATAAAAACTAGTTTGCATTATAAAACTCCTGCCCTTGCACCAATTAAAGCTGGAGAGCAATTAGGTGAGTTAGTAGTGGAAACCAGCAGATATGGTACGCAAACCTATCCTTTAGTGGCCAAAACTGAGGTAGAAAAAGCTGGACTTTTTGGAAGAGTAAAAAATAATATCATAAATATCTTTAAATAA
- a CDS encoding septal ring lytic transglycosylase RlpA family protein — MINKQIIPLLLISYVFILPGCKSTSFTPFSCGNSYGNSYEGGIKVGDPYKIKGKTYTPEIDYKYNKVGIASWYGDDFHCKKTANGEMFNKNELSAAHKTLPLPSVVKVTHLGNGKSINVVINDRGPFAHNRIIDLSEKSAIALGMKKQGTAKVRVKFLPKESNKLMAKLSSQKKIYYKGKGKHKPLSSFEIIVEEYRNQKKALITMRRLSRIGKSHLIVRDNNKYIITLAASNKAKANILLKKVRKMGYKNAKIHSS; from the coding sequence GTGATCAATAAACAAATAATCCCTTTATTATTGATAAGCTATGTTTTTATATTGCCTGGCTGTAAATCTACCTCCTTTACACCGTTTTCTTGCGGAAATTCATATGGTAACAGCTATGAGGGAGGTATAAAAGTTGGGGATCCTTATAAAATCAAAGGAAAAACCTACACCCCAGAAATTGATTATAAATATAACAAAGTAGGTATAGCTTCATGGTATGGAGACGACTTTCATTGTAAAAAAACGGCAAATGGAGAGATGTTCAATAAGAATGAATTATCTGCAGCTCATAAAACACTTCCATTACCTAGCGTAGTAAAAGTAACTCACTTAGGAAATGGCAAGTCAATAAATGTTGTAATTAATGATCGAGGACCATTTGCACATAACAGAATAATAGATCTCTCAGAAAAATCAGCTATTGCTCTAGGAATGAAAAAACAGGGCACAGCAAAAGTTAGAGTTAAGTTTTTACCGAAAGAAAGTAATAAATTGATGGCAAAACTGTCATCTCAAAAAAAGATTTATTATAAAGGTAAAGGAAAGCACAAACCTTTATCTAGTTTTGAGATTATTGTTGAAGAATATAGAAACCAAAAAAAAGCTCTAATCACAATGCGTAGATTATCTAGAATAGGAAAATCACATTTAATTGTTAGAGATAATAATAAATACATCATCACATTAGCGGCTTCAAACAAGGCCAAAGCTAATATTTTATTAAAAAAAGTAAGAAAAATGGGATATAAAAATGCAAAAATTCATTCTAGCTAG
- the def gene encoding peptide deformylase, which translates to MAILPIVYAPHPVFKQKAKTVAKVDELICQLANDMVETMYFEKAVGLGANMLGIDQRIIVVDIKQANSKSYIMINPEIIETSTETSEHEEASISFPGISAIIKRPSKIKVKYLDLDNKEQVLEADGFLARVILHENDYLNGITYLDHLSKMKRDLLTKKMIKYIKHNPPHVHGPHCNH; encoded by the coding sequence ATGGCTATCTTACCAATAGTTTATGCTCCACATCCTGTTTTTAAACAAAAAGCTAAGACTGTAGCTAAAGTTGATGAGTTAATATGTCAACTTGCGAATGACATGGTTGAAACTATGTATTTTGAAAAAGCTGTTGGGTTGGGAGCAAACATGCTTGGAATAGATCAACGTATTATTGTTGTTGATATAAAACAAGCGAATAGCAAATCTTATATAATGATTAACCCAGAAATCATAGAAACTTCAACTGAAACTAGCGAGCATGAAGAAGCATCAATAAGCTTTCCTGGAATTTCTGCTATAATAAAACGTCCAAGTAAAATAAAAGTAAAATATTTAGACTTAGATAATAAAGAGCAAGTTTTAGAGGCTGACGGTTTTTTAGCGCGGGTTATATTACATGAAAATGACTACCTAAACGGCATCACTTATCTTGATCATCTTTCAAAAATGAAGAGAGACCTGCTTACTAAAAAAATGATTAAATATATCAAACATAATCCCCCACATGTCCATGGACCACACTGCAATCACTAG
- the mlaD gene encoding outer membrane lipid asymmetry maintenance protein MlaD, which yields MNKNMIETITGALILGIAAWFLMFFMDQNTGVSVAGNHYNLTAKFEQADGIAVGTPVKIGGVKVGVITDQELDPRTYFAVIKMSLNDKIKVPTDSIAKISSEGLIGGKYLSIVPGADDNMINKNGEIQFTQSSISLETLISKMVFSSSNDEEDNSTKN from the coding sequence ATGAATAAAAATATGATTGAAACTATTACAGGCGCTCTTATTTTAGGAATAGCAGCTTGGTTCTTAATGTTCTTCATGGATCAAAACACAGGAGTTAGCGTTGCAGGGAATCATTATAATCTAACCGCTAAATTTGAACAAGCCGATGGTATTGCCGTTGGAACCCCAGTAAAAATTGGAGGAGTTAAAGTTGGTGTGATCACCGATCAAGAACTAGATCCTAGAACTTATTTTGCTGTTATTAAAATGTCTCTGAATGATAAGATAAAAGTCCCTACCGACTCAATAGCAAAAATTTCTAGCGAAGGACTTATAGGTGGTAAATATTTATCTATTGTTCCTGGCGCTGATGACAATATGATAAATAAAAATGGTGAGATACAATTCACTCAATCATCTATAAGTCTTGAAACATTAATTAGCAAAATGGTGTTTTCTAGCTCTAACGATGAAGAAGATAATTCTACAAAGAATTAG
- a CDS encoding NADH-ubiquinone oxidoreductase subunit NDUFA12 family protein has product MTFSTKLFIKFFCSKIGQDQFGNSYYQTKSKTPSGKHKRLVLYKGSTEASKIPALWNAWLHYTIDEVPSNEVHCNNWEKPHIPNLTGTEYAYAPQGLKNKGKKRAIVDYQAWAP; this is encoded by the coding sequence ATGACATTTTCGACTAAATTATTTATAAAGTTTTTTTGCTCAAAAATAGGACAAGATCAGTTTGGTAATAGTTATTATCAAACGAAATCCAAAACCCCTTCAGGAAAACATAAACGACTGGTACTTTATAAAGGCTCAACCGAAGCATCAAAAATTCCTGCCCTTTGGAACGCTTGGTTGCATTATACCATTGACGAAGTACCTTCAAATGAAGTACATTGTAATAATTGGGAAAAACCACATATTCCAAATTTAACTGGAACAGAATATGCATACGCTCCTCAAGGATTGAAAAATAAAGGAAAGAAGAGAGCCATAGTTGATTACCAAGCTTGGGCTCCGTAA